A DNA window from Parafrankia discariae contains the following coding sequences:
- a CDS encoding DoxX family protein, which produces MTSPDTAALIFRIIVGLTLVAHGYNHVFGPGGIQGTAGWFASMGLRPGIVHAWTSGLVEIAAGFGLAFGFLNPFSAGAIMGTMVVAGITAHRKNGFFIFKPGQGYEYVLMIAVLCAGIAILGPGKASLDHAIGIDDDLDGWVGAIIALVLGIGGSAGLLATAWRPNKPAPTTPSA; this is translated from the coding sequence GTGACCTCGCCCGACACCGCGGCGCTCATATTCAGAATCATCGTCGGCCTCACGCTGGTCGCCCACGGCTACAACCACGTCTTCGGGCCCGGCGGGATCCAGGGCACCGCGGGCTGGTTCGCGAGCATGGGCCTGCGGCCCGGCATCGTGCACGCCTGGACGTCCGGTCTGGTGGAGATCGCGGCCGGCTTCGGGCTCGCCTTCGGCTTCCTGAACCCGTTCAGCGCCGGCGCGATCATGGGGACGATGGTGGTCGCCGGGATCACCGCGCACCGCAAGAACGGCTTCTTCATCTTCAAGCCCGGCCAGGGCTACGAGTACGTGCTCATGATCGCCGTCCTGTGCGCGGGAATCGCCATCCTCGGCCCGGGCAAGGCCTCGCTCGACCACGCGATCGGGATCGACGACGACCTCGACGGCTGGGTGGGCGCGATCATCGCCCTCGTGCTCGGGATCGGCGGCTCGGCCGGCCTCCTCGCGACCGCGTGGCGCCCGAACAAGCCGGCGCCCACGACGCCGTCCGCCTGA
- a CDS encoding phosphoribosyltransferase: MYLFADRREAGALLADRLAGAAPGGLVLGLPRGGVPVAAEVARRLGAELDALTVRKLGAPGQPEFAIGAIATGGIRIVNEPVVRRLGLAPDVIDTIADGEGHELARRERAYRGDRPPPAAAGREVIVVDDGLATGATMIAAVRAMRSAGAARVTAAVPVASDQGARALRPEVDALVCLAVPDGFVAVGPYYRDFGATTDDEVRGFLSPASPA; encoded by the coding sequence ATGTACCTGTTCGCCGACCGGCGGGAGGCCGGCGCGCTGCTGGCGGACCGGCTCGCCGGCGCCGCCCCGGGCGGGCTCGTCCTGGGCCTGCCCCGGGGCGGTGTCCCGGTCGCCGCCGAGGTCGCCCGCCGGCTCGGCGCCGAACTGGACGCCCTGACCGTGCGCAAGCTCGGCGCGCCCGGCCAGCCCGAGTTCGCCATCGGGGCGATCGCGACCGGCGGGATCCGCATCGTGAACGAGCCCGTGGTGCGCCGGCTCGGGCTGGCCCCCGACGTCATCGACACCATCGCGGACGGCGAGGGGCACGAGCTGGCCCGCCGCGAACGCGCCTACCGCGGTGACCGGCCGCCACCCGCGGCCGCCGGTCGCGAGGTGATAGTCGTCGACGACGGCCTCGCGACCGGCGCGACCATGATCGCGGCCGTGCGCGCGATGCGCTCGGCCGGCGCGGCGCGGGTGACCGCCGCCGTACCGGTCGCCTCGGACCAGGGCGCGCGGGCCCTGCGGCCCGAGGTCGACGCCCTGGTCTGCCTGGCCGTCCCCGACGGCTTCGTGGCCGTCGGGCCGTACTACCGCGACTTCGGCGCCACCACGGACGACGAGGTCCGCGGGTTCCTCTCCCCCGCGTCCCCCGCGTGA
- a CDS encoding DUF6158 family protein codes for MSHRPEGIPAPELSDSDLVREVRHLHLTRHDTFLAGSEDAFETHTQRMLELEREYLRRFPDAGSPDPRRTRAGRRRAAGVGG; via the coding sequence ATGAGCCACCGCCCCGAGGGAATTCCCGCGCCCGAGCTCTCCGACTCCGACCTCGTCCGTGAAGTCCGGCATCTGCACCTGACCAGGCACGACACGTTCCTGGCCGGGAGCGAGGACGCCTTCGAGACCCACACCCAGCGGATGCTGGAACTGGAGCGGGAGTACCTGCGCCGGTTCCCCGACGCCGGCAGCCCGGACCCGCGGCGGACCCGGGCCGGCCGTCGCCGCGCCGCCGGCGTCGGGGGCTAG